The proteins below are encoded in one region of Arthrobacter sp. CJ23:
- a CDS encoding uridine kinase codes for MGSHNATRAELLRSLAEEIPATGAGFTLVAVDGVDGSGKSTFADALAEELGRRGNPVVLIRVDDFHNLRAERYRLGRDSPAGFWLDSYDYQALRRNVLDPFGPGGDGRYKAIATDLERDRYVDMEQQQALPGTIVVVEGMFLHRDELAGRWNYSVFLDAPFSETASRMAVRDGSPGDPEHPGMRRYVQGQRLYFQACKPWLRADRIVDNSDWSRPAVVGSVAGH; via the coding sequence ATGGGTTCCCACAACGCAACGCGTGCTGAACTGCTTCGCAGTCTCGCCGAAGAAATACCCGCCACGGGCGCAGGCTTCACGCTCGTAGCTGTCGACGGCGTTGACGGAAGCGGCAAGTCAACCTTCGCAGATGCCCTGGCCGAGGAGCTCGGGCGCCGGGGGAATCCGGTGGTGCTGATCCGGGTGGATGACTTCCACAATCTCCGGGCCGAACGGTACCGCCTGGGCCGCGACTCGCCTGCCGGGTTCTGGCTCGACAGCTACGACTACCAGGCCCTGCGGCGGAACGTGCTGGACCCCTTCGGCCCCGGGGGAGATGGCCGCTACAAGGCGATTGCCACGGATCTTGAACGCGACCGGTACGTCGACATGGAACAGCAGCAGGCCTTGCCCGGGACCATTGTTGTGGTGGAGGGCATGTTCCTGCACCGGGACGAGCTGGCAGGGCGCTGGAACTACTCCGTCTTCCTCGACGCTCCGTTCAGCGAAACCGCTTCGCGCATGGCTGTCCGCGACGGCAGCCCCGGCGATCCTGAGCATCCCGGCATGAGGCGGTACGTCCAAGGACAGCGCCTGTATTTCCAGGCGTGCAAACCGTGGCTGAGGGCTGACCGGATCGTCGACAACAGCGACTGGTCCCGTCCAGCGGTGGTGGGCTCCGTAGCAGGGCACTGA
- the dusB gene encoding tRNA dihydrouridine synthase DusB, producing the protein MTVVATPPAPKLELPPLQLGRITVDTPVILAPMAGITNSAFRRLCREYGGGLYVAEMVTSRALVERTPESLRIISHDDDEKVRSVQLYGVDPVTVGQAVRMLVEEDRADHIDLNFGCPVPKVTRRGGGSALPWKIDLFTSIVQTAVKEASKGDIPLTIKMRKGIDEDHLTYLEAGRIARDSGVAAVALHGRTAAQFYSGQADWSAIARLREALPDVPVLGNGDIWSAEDAVRMVRETGIDGVVVGRGCQGRPWLFGDLQAAFEGSEHRHRPGLRQVAEGVYRHAELMVETFGNDEYKALREIRKHMAWYFKGYVVGGELRAKLATVPTLAVLRELLEQLDMDLPYPGNDSEGPRGRAGSPKKPALPKDWLLSRQMDAEQTRDIAAAELDVSGG; encoded by the coding sequence GTGACTGTAGTAGCAACACCCCCTGCGCCCAAGCTCGAACTGCCCCCGCTGCAGCTGGGCAGGATCACCGTGGACACCCCCGTGATCCTGGCTCCCATGGCCGGCATCACCAACTCGGCGTTCCGCCGCCTGTGCCGAGAATACGGCGGCGGCCTGTACGTGGCCGAGATGGTGACCTCCCGTGCCTTGGTTGAGCGCACCCCGGAGTCGCTGCGCATCATCTCGCACGATGACGACGAAAAGGTCCGCTCCGTGCAGCTCTACGGCGTGGACCCGGTGACCGTGGGGCAGGCAGTCCGCATGCTCGTCGAGGAAGACCGCGCGGACCATATCGACCTCAACTTCGGCTGCCCCGTGCCCAAGGTCACGCGGCGGGGCGGCGGCTCGGCCCTGCCCTGGAAGATCGACCTCTTCACCTCGATCGTGCAGACCGCCGTCAAGGAAGCGTCCAAGGGCGACATCCCGCTGACCATCAAGATGCGCAAGGGCATCGACGAGGACCACCTGACGTACCTCGAGGCGGGACGCATTGCCCGCGATTCCGGCGTCGCCGCAGTCGCCCTGCACGGCCGCACCGCAGCACAGTTCTACTCCGGCCAGGCCGACTGGTCCGCCATCGCCCGCCTGCGCGAGGCCCTCCCGGACGTTCCCGTGCTGGGCAACGGCGACATCTGGTCCGCCGAGGATGCCGTGCGCATGGTCCGTGAGACCGGGATCGACGGCGTGGTGGTGGGCCGCGGCTGCCAGGGCCGCCCCTGGCTCTTCGGCGACCTCCAGGCCGCCTTCGAAGGCAGCGAGCACCGCCACCGCCCGGGACTGCGCCAGGTGGCCGAAGGCGTCTACCGGCACGCCGAACTCATGGTCGAAACCTTCGGCAACGACGAATACAAGGCCCTGCGCGAAATCCGCAAGCACATGGCCTGGTACTTCAAGGGCTACGTGGTGGGCGGGGAACTGCGCGCCAAGCTGGCCACCGTGCCCACCCTGGCCGTGCTGCGCGAGCTCCTCGAGCAGCTGGACATGGACCTGCCGTACCCCGGCAACGATTCGGAGGGCCCGCGCGGCCGCGCCGGCTCGCCCAAGAAGCCTGCCCTGCCCAAGGACTGGCTGCTGAGCCGGCAGATGGACGCCGAGCAGACCCGCGACATCGCCGCCGCGGAACTGGACGTTTCAGGCGGCTAG